A single region of the Kocuria rosea genome encodes:
- a CDS encoding lysine N(6)-hydroxylase/L-ornithine N(5)-oxygenase family protein, translated as MAPANGHVHDLLGIGIGPFNLGLACLAAPLEDLDAVFLDAKDAFDWHPGLMLEDATIQVPFLADLVTLADPTSPYSFLHYLKRTGRLYPFYIREDFNPLRAEYSAYCRWASEQLGSLRWGREVVGVERDPADDAYVVTARTAAGTEQWRTRRLVLGVGTVPAVPAGVDPAAGTVLHTSDYLPRREELLGRGSVTVLGSGQSAAEVYRDLLERSGADGPRVDWITRSPRFFPMEYTKLTLELTSPEYVDHFHGLGADRRDRLNREHASLYKGISAELVNDIHELLYRRSVHGHPAGLLTTSTTLTGVEQDGRDLVLALHDDELERGWRHPTGALVLATGYRAEVPGFLAPVLDDIAWDPAGRYDVSRDYAVDHERSRIWVQNAEVHTHGLTSPDLGMGAYRNSVILRAVTGREVYPVEPAIAFQTFGVPRGAAQDVPRDVPRDIPQETA; from the coding sequence ATGGCCCCCGCGAACGGGCACGTCCACGACCTGCTGGGCATCGGGATCGGCCCCTTCAACCTGGGCCTGGCCTGCCTCGCCGCACCGCTGGAGGACCTCGACGCGGTGTTCCTCGACGCGAAGGACGCCTTCGACTGGCACCCCGGGCTGATGCTCGAGGACGCCACGATCCAGGTCCCGTTCCTCGCCGACCTCGTCACCCTGGCCGACCCCACCTCCCCCTACTCCTTCCTCCACTACCTCAAGCGGACCGGACGGCTGTACCCGTTCTACATCCGGGAGGACTTCAACCCGCTGCGCGCCGAGTACAGCGCCTACTGCCGGTGGGCGAGCGAGCAGCTCGGCAGCCTGCGCTGGGGCCGGGAGGTCGTCGGCGTCGAGCGCGACCCCGCCGACGACGCCTACGTGGTCACGGCCCGGACGGCCGCCGGGACGGAGCAGTGGCGGACCCGCCGGCTGGTCCTCGGCGTCGGCACGGTGCCCGCAGTGCCCGCGGGCGTGGACCCCGCCGCCGGCACCGTCCTGCACACCAGCGACTACCTGCCCCGGCGCGAGGAGCTGCTCGGGCGGGGGAGCGTCACCGTGCTCGGCAGCGGCCAGTCCGCCGCCGAGGTCTACCGCGACCTGCTCGAGCGCTCCGGCGCCGACGGCCCGCGGGTGGACTGGATCACCCGCTCCCCGCGGTTCTTCCCCATGGAGTACACGAAGCTCACCCTCGAGCTGACCTCCCCCGAGTACGTGGACCACTTCCACGGCCTCGGCGCGGACCGGCGGGACCGGCTCAACCGCGAGCACGCCAGCCTCTACAAGGGGATCAGCGCGGAGCTGGTGAACGACATCCACGAGCTGCTCTACCGCCGCTCGGTGCACGGGCACCCCGCCGGCCTGCTGACCACGAGCACCACCCTCACGGGTGTCGAGCAGGACGGCCGCGACCTGGTCCTGGCCCTGCACGACGACGAGCTCGAGCGCGGCTGGCGGCACCCCACCGGCGCCCTGGTGCTGGCCACCGGATACCGCGCCGAGGTGCCCGGCTTCCTGGCCCCGGTCCTCGACGACATCGCGTGGGACCCCGCCGGCCGCTACGACGTCTCCCGCGACTACGCGGTCGACCACGAGCGCTCCCGGATCTGGGTGCAGAACGCCGAGGTGCACACCCACGGCCTGACCTCCCCCGACCTCGGCATGGGCGCCTACCGCAACAGCGTCATCCTCCGGGCCGTCACGGGCCGGGAGGTCTACCCGGTCGAGCCCGCCATCGCCTTCCAGACCTTCGGCGTCCCCCGGGGCGCCGCCCAGGACGTCCCCCGTGACGTCCCCCGCGACATCCCCCAGGAGACCGCATGA
- a CDS encoding DNA topoisomerase IB yields the protein MAAAQQSPAKPRTPRTPRLRRSNCSRPGITRRGYGKGFAYRHADGTKVQDGDELDRIRGLAIPPAWKDVWISPRANGHIQATGVDGAGRRQYIYHPRWRELKDREKFDRVLDFGDTLPQARPAVTRLLRTEGATEEKACAAAFRLMDEAALRIGNEEYAQSNGSYGVTTLLVRHVRVDGRDVHLDFPGKSGHRWTLDLRDADLAAALAPLLERGPDETALAFRDEDGQWAGITSARLNDFVRDRCGPDFTAKDFRTWQGTVTAAMALAARADTRPSESARKKAVSAAMREVAEHLGNTPAIARSSYTDPRVIDRFLDGETIDAATYRAAERSLRGFLT from the coding sequence ATGGCCGCCGCGCAGCAGAGCCCCGCGAAACCCCGCACGCCCCGCACGCCGCGCCTGCGGCGCAGCAACTGCAGCCGTCCCGGGATCACCCGCCGCGGGTACGGCAAGGGGTTCGCCTACCGGCACGCCGACGGCACGAAGGTCCAGGACGGGGACGAGCTCGACCGGATCCGCGGGCTGGCGATCCCCCCGGCCTGGAAGGACGTGTGGATCAGCCCCCGGGCCAACGGGCACATCCAGGCCACGGGCGTCGACGGCGCCGGACGGCGCCAGTACATCTACCACCCCCGGTGGCGGGAGCTGAAGGACCGCGAGAAGTTCGACCGCGTCCTCGACTTCGGCGACACGCTCCCGCAGGCCCGCCCAGCCGTCACCCGGCTGCTGCGGACGGAGGGCGCCACGGAGGAGAAGGCCTGCGCGGCGGCCTTCCGGCTCATGGACGAGGCCGCCCTGCGCATCGGCAACGAGGAGTACGCCCAGTCGAACGGCTCCTACGGCGTCACCACCCTGCTGGTCCGGCACGTCCGGGTGGACGGCCGGGACGTGCACCTCGACTTCCCCGGCAAGAGCGGGCACCGCTGGACGCTGGACCTCCGGGACGCCGACCTCGCCGCCGCGCTCGCGCCCCTGCTGGAGCGCGGCCCGGACGAGACCGCGCTCGCGTTCCGCGACGAGGACGGGCAGTGGGCCGGCATCACCAGCGCCCGGCTCAACGACTTCGTGCGGGACCGGTGCGGCCCCGACTTCACCGCCAAGGACTTCCGCACCTGGCAGGGCACGGTGACCGCCGCGATGGCGCTCGCCGCCCGCGCCGACACCCGCCCGAGCGAGAGCGCCCGGAAGAAGGCCGTGTCCGCCGCCATGCGGGAGGTCGCCGAGCACCTGGGCAACACCCCCGCCATCGCCCGCAGCTCCTACACGGACCCGCGCGTGATCGACCGGTTCCTGGACGGCGAGACCATCGACGCCGCCACCTACCGGGCCGCGGAGCGGTCCCTGCGCGGATTCCTCACCTGA
- a CDS encoding zinc-dependent alcohol dehydrogenase family protein codes for MRAWWIDEPGPAAGGPMRFGQCPDPVPGPGELLLRVRACGVCRTDLHLVEGDLPLHRAGVIPGHEIVGEVVGAGPGCARFRKGERVGVAWLRHTCGRCRFCRRGRENLCTAPRFTGWDQDGGYAELTLAPEAFAYRLPEEFDDEHAAPLLCAGIIGYRALRRAQLPPGGRLGIYGFGASAHLAAQVALHQGAEVHVMTRSEAARELARDLGAAFVGEADEPPPVPLDAAILFAPVGTLVPPALRALDRGGTLAVAGIHLSDVPALDYAAELFQERQLCSVTANTRQDGEEFLRLAARLGLRPTTVPYPLRAADRALADLAADRITGAAVLRG; via the coding sequence ATGCGTGCGTGGTGGATCGATGAGCCCGGTCCCGCGGCCGGCGGGCCGATGCGCTTCGGGCAGTGCCCCGACCCCGTGCCGGGGCCCGGGGAGCTGCTCCTCCGGGTGCGGGCCTGCGGGGTGTGCCGCACCGACCTGCACCTCGTGGAGGGCGACCTCCCGCTGCACCGGGCGGGGGTGATCCCGGGCCACGAGATCGTCGGCGAGGTGGTGGGCGCGGGTCCCGGCTGCGCCCGGTTCCGGAAGGGCGAGCGCGTGGGCGTCGCGTGGCTGCGGCACACCTGCGGCCGCTGCCGGTTCTGCCGCCGCGGCCGGGAGAACCTCTGCACCGCCCCGCGCTTCACCGGGTGGGACCAGGACGGCGGCTACGCGGAGCTCACCCTGGCCCCGGAGGCCTTCGCCTACCGTCTGCCCGAGGAGTTCGACGACGAGCACGCGGCCCCCCTGCTGTGCGCCGGGATCATCGGCTACCGGGCGCTGCGGCGGGCCCAGCTGCCGCCCGGGGGCCGGCTGGGCATCTACGGCTTCGGCGCGTCCGCCCACCTCGCCGCCCAGGTGGCCCTGCACCAGGGCGCGGAGGTCCACGTCATGACCCGCTCGGAGGCGGCGCGCGAGCTGGCCCGCGACCTGGGCGCCGCCTTCGTGGGGGAGGCCGACGAGCCTCCCCCGGTGCCGCTGGACGCGGCGATCCTCTTCGCCCCCGTGGGCACCCTCGTCCCCCCGGCGCTGCGGGCCCTGGACCGGGGCGGCACCCTGGCCGTCGCCGGGATCCACCTCAGCGACGTCCCGGCCCTCGACTACGCCGCGGAGCTCTTCCAGGAGCGGCAGCTGTGCAGCGTGACCGCCAACACCCGGCAGGACGGCGAGGAGTTCCTGCGGCTGGCCGCCCGGCTGGGGCTGCGGCCCACCACCGTCCCCTACCCCCTGCGCGCCGCGGACCGGGCCCTCGCCGACCTGGCCGCGGACCGGATCACGGGGGCCGCCGTCCTGCGCGGGTGA
- a CDS encoding DUF6544 family protein, with protein sequence MTPGIGFVWAARTRVLGLPVAGYDRYGPGGGELRWRLLGLVPVLSAAGPDITRSAAGRLAGEAVVVPSACPAAAWSEGPVPDTAVMTWVLDGEREDALIRVDPDGRLRELSMQRWGDPDGTGYGRHPFGVAFSEEADLAGVRVATVLRAGWAWGTDRQAEGEFFRARIEGVRFR encoded by the coding sequence ATCACCCCCGGGATCGGCTTCGTCTGGGCCGCCCGCACCCGGGTCCTCGGCCTGCCGGTCGCGGGCTACGACCGGTACGGGCCCGGCGGGGGCGAGCTGCGGTGGCGGCTGCTGGGCCTCGTGCCCGTGCTGTCCGCCGCGGGACCGGACATCACGCGCAGCGCCGCCGGGCGGCTCGCCGGCGAGGCGGTCGTCGTGCCGTCGGCCTGCCCGGCCGCCGCGTGGTCGGAGGGGCCCGTCCCGGACACCGCCGTCATGACCTGGGTCCTCGACGGGGAGCGCGAGGACGCCCTGATCCGGGTCGACCCGGACGGCCGGCTCCGGGAGCTGAGCATGCAGCGGTGGGGCGACCCCGACGGCACCGGGTACGGCCGCCACCCCTTCGGGGTCGCGTTCTCCGAGGAGGCCGATCTCGCCGGCGTGCGCGTGGCCACCGTCCTGCGCGCCGGCTGGGCCTGGGGCACCGACCGGCAGGCCGAGGGCGAGTTCTTCCGGGCGCGGATCGAGGGCGTCCGGTTCCGCTGA
- a CDS encoding DUF4389 domain-containing protein: MNEHPASRPPRPADRQDAPRRTRPGQWVLLVLGTLLTALGLAALVSGLVLAGAAAAQQDGRFLTASPDRHQTITYALVGPPAVLDVGDAQLSPVPFLDQLGRVQVRVTAADPQQDIFVGVAETADVDRYLDGVAHAELGRATESGDDTRARVPGERVPDRPGNQTFWADSDQGPGTRELTLDLRSGSWTLVVMNADATRPVWADLQLGARSDLLGPLAGGQLVGGLAGLVVGLPLLLLGAAGLGRDIDPRTPPRGTGPGAALAEDPGRDRTPPPVSPVRLTGFLDAGLSRWLWLVKWLLVIPHLIVLAVLWFALVVTTVAAGFAILFTGRYPPSWFSFSVGVLRWSWRVAFYSYSALGTDRYPPFTLARADHPAQLEVAYPERLSRGLVLVKWWLLAIPHLLIVGVLTGGGTWSTTRSGDDGTTTTSWGPSLLGLLVLVAAVVLLFTGRYRPELFALVMGINRWVNRVLAYVLLLRDEYPPFRLDQGPVEPRSPAAAPVPWSSPVPDRPHDRPQDRPGDGPVDQGPNR, encoded by the coding sequence GTGAACGAGCATCCCGCCTCCCGCCCACCCCGTCCGGCCGACCGGCAGGACGCTCCGCGCCGCACCAGACCCGGGCAGTGGGTGCTGCTGGTCCTGGGCACCCTGCTGACCGCCCTGGGCCTGGCGGCGCTCGTGAGCGGTCTGGTCCTCGCCGGCGCGGCCGCGGCCCAGCAGGACGGGCGCTTCCTCACCGCGTCCCCGGACCGGCACCAGACCATCACCTACGCCCTGGTGGGCCCGCCCGCCGTGCTCGACGTCGGCGACGCCCAGCTCTCCCCCGTGCCCTTCCTCGACCAGCTCGGCAGGGTGCAGGTGCGCGTGACGGCCGCCGACCCGCAGCAGGACATCTTCGTGGGCGTGGCCGAGACCGCCGACGTCGACCGGTACCTCGACGGCGTCGCCCACGCCGAGCTCGGCCGCGCCACGGAGTCCGGGGACGACACGCGGGCCCGGGTGCCCGGCGAGCGGGTGCCCGACCGGCCCGGGAACCAGACCTTCTGGGCCGACTCGGACCAGGGCCCCGGCACCCGGGAGCTGACCCTGGACCTGCGCTCGGGCAGCTGGACGCTCGTGGTGATGAACGCCGACGCCACCCGGCCGGTCTGGGCGGACCTGCAGCTCGGGGCGCGCTCCGACCTCCTGGGCCCCCTGGCCGGCGGCCAGCTGGTCGGCGGGCTGGCCGGGCTGGTCGTGGGTCTCCCGCTGCTGCTGCTCGGCGCCGCCGGACTCGGCCGGGACATCGACCCGCGCACCCCGCCGCGCGGCACGGGCCCGGGCGCGGCCCTCGCCGAGGACCCGGGGCGGGACCGGACCCCGCCGCCGGTCTCGCCCGTGCGCCTGACCGGCTTCCTCGACGCGGGGCTGTCCCGGTGGCTGTGGCTGGTCAAGTGGCTGCTGGTGATCCCGCACCTGATCGTGCTGGCCGTGCTGTGGTTCGCCCTGGTGGTCACCACGGTCGCCGCCGGGTTCGCCATCCTGTTCACGGGCCGGTACCCGCCCTCGTGGTTCTCCTTCAGCGTGGGGGTCCTGCGGTGGAGCTGGCGGGTGGCGTTCTACTCCTACTCGGCCCTGGGCACCGACCGGTACCCGCCCTTCACCCTGGCCCGTGCGGACCATCCGGCGCAGCTGGAGGTCGCCTACCCGGAGCGGCTCTCCCGCGGTCTCGTGCTCGTGAAGTGGTGGCTCCTGGCGATCCCGCACCTGCTGATCGTGGGGGTGCTCACGGGCGGAGGCACGTGGAGCACCACCCGCAGCGGCGACGACGGCACGACGACCACCAGCTGGGGACCGTCCCTGCTCGGGCTGCTCGTGCTGGTGGCCGCCGTGGTCCTGCTCTTCACGGGCCGGTACCGTCCCGAGCTGTTCGCGCTGGTCATGGGCATCAACCGCTGGGTCAACCGGGTCCTCGCCTACGTGCTGCTCCTGCGGGACGAGTACCCGCCGTTCCGGCTCGACCAGGGGCCGGTCGAGCCCCGGTCCCCCGCGGCGGCGCCGGTGCCCTGGTCCTCCCCGGTGCCCGACCGGCCGCACGACCGGCCGCAGGACCGGCCCGGGGACGGACCGGTCGACCAGGGACCGAACCGCTGA
- a CDS encoding GNAT family N-acetyltransferase, with protein sequence MTARPAPARLATPGGVLTLEPLVPDATTVELLHAWLTHSRSRFWDLLDADPERVRRTFAAVAEDPHCDAWLARLDGVPLGLVETYDPGAVLLPGHYAHRPGDVGMHLLLAPARTPVPGTSAALMAATLRWLFEARGARRVVVEPDVRNTAVHRLNARAGFEVHGPLELPGKTALLSTCTPEGFAASELGPAAAVVPAVVPAVVPGEEADDGPAHLGLHPMRIAHRHLCCKALAEFAHERLIAPEPVGEGLYEVRTGGDRVRYRFRARRTALEHWVLDEGSLRRSVDGADAEPDAQALVTELAPALGIPPHLLATYLEEIAGTLASAAYKLVHRTRPSAALAEAGFQDVEAAMTEGHPGFVANNGRIGMGVTEHDRFAPEAARPVRLVWLAVRRELSRLDTGRGRTEEQLWAGELDPAVRSRFRARLTGLGLDPEDYRPLPVHPHQWEHRIAVTFAPDLARRDLVLLGTTGDEHRAQQSIRTFFNVSRPDRHYVKTALAVQNMGFLRGLSPRYMRDTPAINDWVADVVAADPVLAEAGFSVLREVAAVGYTGDAYHRAAASGHGEEGPHTKMLAALWRESPVPRLADGERLATLASLLHVDAGGTPLVSVHVRASGLDAAEWVRRLLAVYLAPVARCLLAHDLVFMPHGENVVLVLDGHVPRRAVMKDIGEEVAVVTDRPLPEGLERIRHVVPPATAALSVHTDVFDGVLRHLAGLLEADGLLAADEFWDLAARCLQDVADADPAGADRVPLFAPRFEHSCLNRLQLLNTLQMVDLTDQAASLQYAGTLENPVAGRVPVH encoded by the coding sequence ATGACCGCCCGCCCCGCGCCCGCCCGTCTCGCCACCCCCGGCGGCGTCCTGACCCTCGAGCCGCTCGTCCCGGACGCGACCACCGTCGAGCTCCTGCACGCCTGGCTCACCCACTCCCGGTCCCGGTTCTGGGACCTGCTCGACGCCGACCCCGAGCGCGTCCGGCGCACCTTCGCAGCCGTCGCCGAGGACCCGCACTGCGACGCGTGGCTGGCCCGCCTCGACGGGGTCCCGCTCGGGCTCGTCGAGACCTACGACCCCGGCGCGGTGCTCCTCCCCGGCCACTACGCGCACCGGCCCGGCGACGTGGGGATGCACCTGCTCCTCGCCCCCGCACGGACCCCCGTGCCGGGCACGAGCGCCGCCCTCATGGCCGCCACGCTGCGCTGGCTCTTCGAGGCGCGCGGGGCCCGGCGCGTCGTCGTCGAGCCCGACGTCCGCAACACCGCCGTCCACCGGCTCAACGCCCGCGCCGGCTTCGAGGTCCACGGCCCGCTCGAGCTGCCGGGCAAGACCGCCCTGCTCAGCACGTGCACCCCCGAGGGGTTCGCGGCCTCCGAGCTGGGCCCCGCGGCCGCCGTGGTCCCGGCCGTGGTCCCGGCCGTGGTCCCCGGGGAGGAGGCCGACGACGGGCCCGCCCACCTCGGCCTGCACCCGATGCGGATCGCCCACCGCCACCTGTGCTGCAAGGCCCTGGCCGAGTTCGCCCACGAACGGCTGATCGCCCCCGAGCCCGTGGGGGAGGGGCTCTACGAGGTCCGCACCGGCGGGGACCGGGTCCGCTACCGGTTCCGCGCCCGGCGCACCGCCCTGGAGCACTGGGTGCTGGACGAGGGCTCGCTGCGCCGTTCCGTGGACGGCGCGGACGCCGAGCCGGACGCCCAGGCGCTGGTCACGGAGCTGGCCCCCGCGCTCGGCATCCCCCCGCACCTGCTGGCGACCTACCTCGAGGAGATCGCCGGGACCCTCGCCTCGGCCGCGTACAAGCTGGTGCACCGGACCCGGCCCTCGGCCGCGCTCGCGGAGGCGGGCTTCCAGGACGTCGAGGCGGCGATGACCGAGGGGCACCCGGGCTTCGTGGCCAACAACGGCCGGATCGGGATGGGCGTCACCGAGCACGACCGCTTCGCCCCCGAGGCCGCCCGTCCGGTGCGCCTCGTGTGGCTCGCCGTCCGCCGGGAGCTCAGCCGCCTCGACACCGGGCGCGGCCGCACCGAGGAGCAGCTGTGGGCCGGCGAGCTGGACCCGGCCGTGCGGTCCCGCTTCCGGGCCCGGCTGACCGGTCTGGGCCTGGACCCGGAGGACTACCGTCCCCTGCCGGTGCACCCCCACCAGTGGGAGCACCGGATCGCGGTGACGTTCGCCCCCGACCTCGCCCGCCGGGACCTCGTGCTGCTGGGCACCACCGGGGACGAGCACCGGGCGCAGCAGTCGATCCGCACGTTCTTCAACGTCTCCCGTCCCGACCGGCACTACGTGAAGACCGCCCTGGCCGTGCAGAACATGGGCTTCCTCCGGGGGCTCTCCCCCCGGTACATGCGCGACACCCCCGCGATCAACGACTGGGTCGCCGACGTCGTCGCGGCCGACCCGGTGCTCGCGGAGGCCGGGTTCTCGGTCCTGCGGGAGGTGGCCGCGGTCGGCTACACCGGGGACGCGTACCACCGCGCCGCCGCCTCCGGCCACGGGGAGGAGGGCCCGCACACGAAGATGCTCGCGGCGCTGTGGCGGGAGAGCCCCGTGCCCCGCCTCGCGGACGGGGAGCGGCTCGCGACCCTCGCGTCCCTGCTGCACGTCGACGCCGGCGGCACGCCACTGGTCTCCGTGCACGTGCGCGCATCCGGGCTGGACGCCGCGGAGTGGGTGCGGCGGCTGCTCGCCGTGTACCTCGCCCCGGTGGCCCGGTGCCTGCTCGCCCACGACCTCGTGTTCATGCCGCACGGCGAGAACGTCGTGCTCGTGCTGGACGGGCACGTCCCGCGGCGGGCGGTCATGAAGGACATCGGCGAGGAGGTCGCCGTCGTCACGGACCGGCCCCTCCCGGAGGGCCTCGAACGGATCCGCCACGTGGTGCCGCCCGCCACGGCGGCGCTGTCCGTGCACACGGACGTGTTCGACGGCGTGCTGCGGCACCTCGCGGGCCTGCTCGAGGCCGACGGGCTGCTGGCCGCGGACGAGTTCTGGGACCTCGCGGCACGGTGCCTCCAGGACGTCGCCGACGCCGACCCGGCCGGCGCGGACCGCGTGCCGCTCTTCGCGCCCCGGTTCGAGCACTCCTGCCTCAACCGGCTGCAGCTGCTCAACACCCTGCAGATGGTCGACCTGACCGACCAGGCGGCGTCCCTGCAGTACGCCGGGACCCTGGAGAACCCGGTGGCCGGGCGGGTGCCCGTGCACTGA
- a CDS encoding pyridoxal phosphate-dependent decarboxylase family protein, whose protein sequence is MHDFLLTHDTPAQYARALHETVDVLAVHLAGARSPRSAATPEELEELVAAVDLERPLGDLGAVVEETRRLYLDHAVHFHAPGYMAHLNCPVAIPAVAAEALTAAVNTAVETWDQSTTATLVEQRIVDWTAARIGFPAAGEPDGVFTTGGTQSNLQALFTAREERLSRAHPASRGERLGRLRIVAGEHAHFSIAKAAHLLGLSADAVVPVPAARGGALDPVALERVLHEVAASGAEVAAVVATAGTTDLGAIDPLADVARACSAHGVWLHVDAAYGGGLLVSPAHRHRLDGIERADSVTVDFHKSWFQPVAASALLLREGRSLRFSTWSAEYLNPRHAVRPNLVDKSLQTTRRFDALKLWMTLRTVGAEGIGRALDRVLELAQEAGRIVDETPDLELVAEPVLSTVLFRHRSPDADDDAADRLVETVRSALFDSGRAAVASTVLDGRRCLKLTLLNPATTTEDVRGVLDLVRAAARGAAPRPLEAAAGAR, encoded by the coding sequence ATGCACGACTTCCTGCTGACCCACGACACCCCGGCGCAGTACGCCCGCGCCCTGCACGAGACCGTCGACGTGCTCGCCGTCCACCTCGCCGGCGCCCGGAGCCCCCGCTCCGCCGCCACGCCCGAGGAGCTCGAGGAGCTGGTCGCCGCGGTGGACCTCGAGCGGCCCCTCGGGGACCTCGGCGCCGTGGTCGAGGAGACCCGGCGGCTCTACCTCGACCACGCCGTGCACTTCCACGCCCCGGGCTACATGGCCCACCTCAACTGTCCCGTGGCCATCCCGGCGGTGGCCGCCGAGGCGCTCACCGCCGCGGTGAACACGGCGGTCGAGACCTGGGACCAGAGCACCACCGCCACCCTGGTCGAGCAGCGGATCGTGGACTGGACCGCCGCGCGGATCGGCTTCCCCGCCGCGGGCGAGCCGGACGGCGTGTTCACCACCGGCGGCACCCAGTCCAACCTCCAGGCGCTGTTCACGGCCCGGGAGGAGCGCCTGTCCCGGGCGCACCCGGCGTCCCGCGGGGAGCGGCTCGGGCGGCTGCGGATCGTGGCGGGGGAGCACGCCCACTTCAGCATCGCGAAGGCGGCGCACCTGCTGGGCCTGTCCGCGGACGCGGTCGTGCCCGTGCCCGCCGCGCGGGGCGGAGCCCTGGACCCGGTCGCCCTCGAGCGCGTCCTGCACGAGGTCGCCGCGTCCGGCGCGGAGGTCGCCGCGGTCGTGGCCACGGCCGGCACCACGGACCTCGGGGCGATCGACCCCCTGGCCGACGTCGCCCGGGCGTGCTCCGCCCACGGCGTCTGGCTGCACGTCGACGCCGCCTACGGCGGCGGCCTGCTCGTCTCGCCCGCCCACCGCCACCGGCTGGACGGGATCGAACGGGCGGACTCCGTCACCGTGGACTTCCACAAGTCCTGGTTCCAGCCGGTCGCCGCCTCCGCCCTGCTGCTGCGGGAGGGGCGGAGCCTGCGCTTCTCCACGTGGAGCGCCGAGTACCTGAACCCCCGGCACGCGGTGCGGCCCAACCTCGTGGACAAGTCCCTGCAGACCACCCGCCGCTTCGACGCCCTGAAGCTGTGGATGACCCTGCGCACCGTCGGCGCCGAGGGGATCGGCCGCGCCCTCGACCGGGTGCTGGAGCTCGCCCAGGAGGCGGGCCGGATCGTGGACGAGACCCCCGACCTGGAGCTGGTGGCCGAGCCCGTGCTCTCGACCGTCCTGTTCCGGCACCGGTCCCCGGACGCCGACGACGACGCCGCGGACCGGCTCGTGGAGACCGTGCGGAGCGCGCTGTTCGACTCCGGCCGCGCTGCGGTCGCCTCGACCGTCCTCGACGGCCGCCGGTGCCTGAAGCTCACGCTCCTCAACCCGGCGACGACCACCGAGGACGTCCGGGGCGTGCTGGACCTCGTCCGGGCCGCCGCCCGCGGTGCCGCGCCCCGCCCGCTCGAGGCCGCGGCGGGGGCCCGCTGA
- a CDS encoding FG-GAP repeat domain-containing protein, producing the protein MKRSPTARLLTGLSAAALATTGIALAGPAHAVSTQGFLSYVDGWRVGQHVRELADVNGDGRADVVAFGDPGVFVALGQTNGTFAAPVLRVRDFGTAQGWRTDRHPRTVADVDGDGRDDLVGFGYAGVIVSYAQPDGSFTAPQLEVREFGWNQGWRVDRHVRELADLSGNGTADIVGFGYSGVTVSHGRADRTFDGTGKRIDSYGWDRGWRIDKNPRMLADMDGNGTADIVGFGDAGTYVSYFSALGDTFTQPALEIRDFGYAQGWRVDQHPRVVGNVSGHLPPDVVGFGHRGVLAAYSRPSDPGEPRYQPVSLELADFGVAQGWRTDRHPRDLADINGDGILDVVGFGNAGVLVAYGDDDFLTGPELTSSSFGWAAGWDPARYPRLLGDVDGDGRDDVVGFGYSATYVGLS; encoded by the coding sequence ATGAAACGCTCACCGACGGCCCGGCTGCTCACCGGGCTCTCCGCGGCGGCGCTGGCCACCACCGGCATCGCTCTCGCCGGACCGGCCCACGCCGTGTCCACCCAGGGGTTCCTCTCCTACGTCGACGGCTGGCGGGTCGGCCAGCACGTGCGCGAGCTCGCCGACGTCAACGGGGACGGCCGCGCCGACGTCGTGGCCTTCGGCGACCCCGGCGTCTTCGTCGCCCTGGGCCAGACCAACGGCACGTTCGCCGCGCCGGTGCTGAGGGTCCGCGACTTCGGCACCGCGCAGGGCTGGCGCACCGACCGGCACCCGCGCACGGTCGCCGACGTCGACGGCGACGGTCGGGACGATCTCGTCGGCTTCGGCTACGCCGGCGTGATCGTCTCCTACGCGCAGCCCGACGGCAGCTTCACCGCGCCGCAGCTCGAGGTCCGCGAGTTCGGCTGGAACCAGGGCTGGCGGGTCGACCGGCACGTCCGCGAGCTGGCCGACCTCTCCGGGAACGGGACGGCGGACATCGTCGGCTTCGGGTACTCCGGCGTGACCGTCTCCCACGGCCGGGCGGACCGCACCTTCGACGGCACCGGCAAGCGGATCGACAGCTACGGCTGGGACCGCGGGTGGCGGATCGACAAGAACCCCCGGATGCTCGCCGACATGGACGGCAACGGGACGGCCGACATCGTGGGCTTCGGCGACGCCGGCACCTACGTCTCCTACTTCTCGGCGCTCGGGGACACGTTCACCCAGCCCGCCCTGGAGATCCGCGACTTCGGCTACGCCCAGGGGTGGCGCGTCGACCAGCACCCCCGGGTCGTCGGCAACGTCAGCGGTCACCTTCCCCCGGACGTGGTCGGCTTCGGCCACCGCGGGGTCCTCGCCGCCTACTCCCGGCCCTCCGACCCGGGCGAGCCCAGGTACCAGCCGGTCTCGCTCGAGCTCGCCGACTTCGGCGTGGCCCAGGGCTGGCGCACCGACCGGCACCCCCGGGACCTCGCGGACATCAACGGCGACGGGATCCTGGACGTGGTCGGCTTCGGCAATGCGGGGGTGCTCGTGGCCTACGGGGACGACGACTTCCTGACCGGGCCCGAGCTGACGTCCAGCTCCTTCGGCTGGGCGGCCGGCTGGGACCCGGCGCGGTATCCGCGCCTGCTCGGGGACGTCGACGGCGACGGCCGCGACGACGTCGTCGGCTTCGGCTACTCGGCCACCTACGTGGGCCTGTCCTGA